From a single Glycine soja cultivar W05 chromosome 19, ASM419377v2, whole genome shotgun sequence genomic region:
- the LOC114399819 gene encoding SUPPRESSOR OF GAMMA RESPONSE 1-like isoform X2 yields MKDCGTYSECPKCHYHIDNSNVSHEWPGFPVGVKFDPSDVELLEHLAAKCCIGNREPHMFIHQFIPTLEGEQGICYTHPQNLPGAKTDGSSVHFFHKTANAYATGRRKRRKIHHQDGLTEEHVRWHKTGRTKAVTEDGVHKGFKKIMVLYIRSKKGTKPYKTNWVMHQYHLGSEVEKDGEYVVSKIFYQQHKQNEKNEENTMVEDSNVAAQAGPRTPKPNPPTRPCTAKCDDNFDENELLPFIQDARPIPGESHAPPSNVQDEDPAWLAGESQADCDFDGLEDILLCKEMLQSSALLNHSGLTSTFNGDAKANKLVAPGNNNDYGSHGVSVLDTLELDTPPDFDLSNLQFGSQDSTLQWIDTP; encoded by the exons GTTTCTCATGAGTGGCCTGGCTTTCCTGTTGGTGTAAAGTTTGATCCTTCTGATGTTGAGCTTTTAGAGCATTTAGCAGCAAAGTGCTGTATTGGAAACAGAGAGCCACACATGTTTATTCATCAGTTCATCCCAACTCTAGAAGGAGAGCAAGGTATTTGCTACACTCATCCACAAAATCTTCCAG GTGCTAAGACGGATGGGAGTAGTGTCCATTTCTTTCACAAAACAGCTAATGCATATGCTACTGGACGAAGGAAGCGTCGAAAGATTCATCATCAAGATGGTTTGACTGAGGAGCATGTACGCTGGCACAAGACTGGTAGGACCAAAGCTGTGACAGAAGATGGAGTGCATAAGGGTTTTAAGAAGATCATGGTTCTTTATATAAGATCTAAGAAAGGGACCAAGCCATATAAAACCAATTGGGTGATGCATCAGTACCATCTAGGGAGTGAAGTTGAGAAGGATGGTGAATATGtggtttcaaaaatattttatcaacagCATAAGCAGAATGAGAAGAATGAGGAGAATACAATGGTTGAAGATTCTAACGTAGCAGCACAAGCAGGTCCAAGAACCCCAAAACCAAATCCCCCTACTCGACCTTGTACAGCCAAATGTGATGACAATTTTGATGAAAATGAACTTCTGCCATTCATCCAG GATGCCAGGCCTATACCTGGAGAATCACATGCACCACCATCTAATGTTCAAGATGAGGACCCTGCATGGTTGGCTGGTGAATCACAAGCTGACTGTGACTTCGATGGCTTGGAAGACATATTATTATGCAAGGAGATGTTACAATCATCTGCTCTCCTAAATCATTCTGGATTGACCTCCACTTTTAATGGCGATGCAAAGGCGAACAAGTTGGTTGCACCTGGAAACAATAATGATTATGGATCTCATGGAGTTTCTGTCCTGGACACACTGGAATTGGATACTCCTCCAGACTTTGATCTTTCT AATTTACAATTTGGTTCTCAAGACAGCACCCTTCAGTGGATTGACACACCATAA
- the LOC114400860 gene encoding CRM-domain containing factor CFM3, chloroplastic/mitochondrial-like, translated as MFGARNLQRHCFKPLSSMLQLQSNLYKNVVPLGHTPECSNTIKVEEEYHRVGLYCYVKQLNLLNGPLSRAMSTSKGRSMRSKVERRMQKESGKTLREIRRAKKLKKKLMTEEERLIYNLKRAKKKVALLLQKLKKYELPELPHPRHDPELLTPEQLQAYKKIGFRNKNYVPVGVRGVFGGVVQNMHLHWKFHETVQVCCDNFPKEKIKEMASMLARLSGGIVINVHNVKTIIMFRGRNYRQPKNLIPINTLTKRKALFKARFEQALESQKLNIKKIEQQLRRMGVNPEDPAAMASIQRVASTFFNAIDQKEGSPYVFREGKQSITEPAEGFEESEPIADSDQEELDRFIAEIEDAADKEYEAEEAKEKEEFGRIRYWNKEEFGGRYRRSDASTNDDRDVEARGSRVWQTTHPKRHAVDSDDEENTHSDNDDDDEEEEWHFNNSADASDLDSNSEGSDGTRRRFKESRRKREKQNNPGIGRARDNESSSRHAGAKFRGNMTVEDSESEGMLSDVENAMWESEDEEQENNDSGYLRKLSDSYKSSSSDDEYAHQTTSNKKSGARDHEGKVGGSAQYHDSFDAPKSVRGKKHGVNKIDSESIDEFSCSENWLWPSDAAEETGDYPTNQNSNNVIKSDIPKSQRRTLKEADEAWDSD; from the exons ATGTTTGGTGCCAGAAATCTTCAAAGACATTGCTTCAAGCCCCTCTCTTCTATGCTTCAACTTCAATCCAATCTCTACAA AAATGTTGTACCTTTAGGTCACACGCCCGAGTGCAGCAACACCATTAAAGTTGAAGAGGAATACCACAGAGTTGGTTTGTATTGTTATGTTAAGCAGTTGAATCTTTTGAATGGACCGTTGTCCCGGGCAATGTCAACTTCCAAAGGTAGGAGTATGCGCAGCAAGGTGGAAAGGCGAATGCAGAAAGAGTCTGGTAAGACTTTAAGGGAGATTCGGAGAGCGAAAAAGTTGAAGAAGAAACTCATGACTGAGGAGGAGAGGCTCATTTACAATCTCAAGAGA GCCAAGAAGAAAGTGGCATTGCTTCTACAGAAACTCAAGAAGTATGAGCTACCGGAGCTGCCTCATCCTCGGCATGACCCAGAGCTCTTAACACCTGAACAGCTACAGGcgtataaaaaaattggattcaGGAATAAGAACTATGTCCCAGTTGGTGTTCGTGGTGTCTTTGGAGGAGTTGTACAAAATATGCATCTCCATTGGAAGTTTCATGAGACTGTGCAAGTTTGTTGTGACAACTTCcccaaggaaaaaataaaagaaatggctTCAATGCTTGCAAGATTGAGTGGTGGAATTGTGATAAATGTTCATAATGTGAAAACAATCATTATGTTCCGCGGCAGAAATTATCGCCAACCCAAAAATTTGATACCTATTAACACCCTTACAAAGAGGAAG GCTCTTTTCAAGGCCAGATTTGAGCAAGCTCTTGAGTCTCAGAAGCTAAACATAAAGAAAATAGAACAGCAGCTTCGACGGATGGGAGTAAATCCCGAGGATCCAGCTGCCATGGCCAGCATCCAGAGAGTTGCTTCCACATTCTTCAATGCCATAGACCAGAAAGAAGGAAGCCCTTATGTCTTCCGTGAAGGCAAGCAGTCAATAACAGAACCTGCTGAAGGTTTTGAAGAGTCAGAGCCTATAGCTGATAGTGATCAGGAAGAGCTAGATCGGTTCATTGCTGAGATAGAGGATGCAGCAGATAAAGAATATGAAGCTGAAgaggcaaaagaaaaagaagagtttGGAAGAATTAGATACTGGAACAAAGAAGAATTTGGTGGAAGATACAGAAGATCAGATGCTTCTACAAATGATGACCGTGATGTTGAGGCTAGAGGCTCAAGGGTTTGGCAGACTACACATCCTAAGCGCCATGCTGTCGATAGTGATGATGAAGAGAACACTCATTCTGACAATGACGATGATGATGAGGAGGAGGAGTGGCATTTCAATAATAGTGCAGATGCTAGTGATCTTGACAGCAATTCTGAAGGATCTGATGGAACTAGACGTAGGTTCAAGGAAAGTAGGAGGAAAAGAGAGAAGCAGAATAATCCTGGTATTGGTCGGGCCAGAGATAACGAAAGTTCAAGTAGACATGCTGGAGCTAAATTTAGGGGGAATATGACTGTAGAAGATTCTGAATCAGAAGGCATGCTTAGTGATGTTGAAAATGCAATGTGGGAGTCTGAGGATGAGGAGCAAGAGAATAACGACTCAGGATATTTGAGAAAGTTAAGTGATAGCTACAAGAGTAGTAGCAGTGACGATGAGTATGCACATCAAACAACGAGCAACAAGAAGAGTGGTGCGAGGGATCATGAGGGTAAGGTTGGTGGTTCTGCTCAATATCATGATAGTTTTGATGCACCAAAGAGTGTGAGAGGAAAGAAGCATGgagttaataaaattgattctgAATCCATAGATGAATTTAGCTGTTCAGAAAACTGGCTGTGGCCTTCAGATGCTGCTGAGGAGACTGGGGACTACCCTACAAATCAAAATAGTAATAATGTGATCAAAAGTGATATCCCTAAGAGTCAGAGGAGAACACTAAAAGAGGCAGATGAGGCTTGGGACAGTGACTAG
- the LOC114398431 gene encoding uncharacterized protein LOC114398431 isoform X1, with translation MSTMSEGYYNSKKSGDIYGQQGTRAALSMSRLRCILRGLNFKTYMFLFLVVPMGIFSLYFHGLKISYFLRPLWESPPKPFHEIPHYYHENVSMETLCRLHGWRIRESPRRVFDAVLFSNEVDILTIRWKEMYPYVTHYVILESNSTFTGLPKPSIFASNRDNFRFVESRLTYGMIGGRFKKGENPFVEEAYQRVALDRLLKIAGIEDDDLLIMSDVDEIPSAHTINLLRWCNGIPPVLHLQMRNYLYSFEFFLDNQSWRASIHRYQTGKTCYAHYRQADVLLADAGWHCSFCFRRISEFVFKMKAYSHNDRVRFAHYLNCNRIQDVICKGDDLFDMLPEEYTFKDIIGKLGPIPHSYSAVHLPSYLLNNAEKYKFLLPGNCRRESG, from the exons ATGTCTACTATGTCTGAAGGGTATTATAATTCCAAGAAGAGTGGTGATATATATGGCCAG CAGGGAACTCGCGCAGCATTGAGCATGTCAAGGCTTCGTTGCATTCTGCGAGGGTTGAATTTCAAGACctatatgtttttgtttcttgttgTTCCAATGGGAATCTTCAGTCTGTATTTTCATGGGCTGAAAATCTCATACTTTCTGAGACCCCTGTGGGAATCTCCTCCAAAGCCCTTCCATGAAATCCCTCATTATTATCATGAGAATGTGTCAATGGAGACCTTGTGCAGACTTCATGGTTGGAGAATTCGCGAATCGCCAAGACGAGTCTTTGATGCTGTCTTGTTTAGCAATGAAGTTGACATCCTCACCATTCGCTGGAAAGAAATGTATCCATATGTGACACATTATGTGATACTCGAATCAAACTCAACATTTACAGGATTGCCCAAACCGTCGATTTTCGCAAGCAATAGGGACAATTTTAGGTTTGTTGAGTCTCGGTTAACGTATGGGATGATTGGAGGAAGATTTAAGAAAGGCGAGAATCCTTTTGTTGAAGAGGCATACCAAAGAGTAGCCTTGGACCGGCTTTTAAAGATAGCAGGAATAGAAGATGACGATCTCTTGATAATGTCTGATGTTGATGAGATTCCTAGTGCTCACACAATTAACCTCTTGAGGTGGTGCAATGGTATCCCTCCTGTTCTTCACCTTCAAATGAGGAATTACTTGTACTCGTTCGAGTTCTTTCTAGACAACCAAAGTTGGAGAGCGTCAATACATAGATACCAGACTGGCAAGACATGTTATGCACACTATAGGCAGGCTGATGTCTTGTTGGCAGATGCTGGATGGCATTGTAGCTTCTGTTTCCGCCGTATAAGTGAATTCGTATTCAAGATGAAAGCTTACAGCCATAACGATCGGGTGAGGTTCGCGCATTACTTGAACTGTAACAGGATTCAGGATGTGATATGCAAAGGGGATGACCTATTTGACATGCTCCCTGAAGAGTACACATTTAAGGATATTATTGGGAAGTTGGGACCTATTCCTCATTCTTATTCAGCGGTTCATCTTCCATCATATTTGTTGAATAATGCAGAGAAATACAAGTTCTTGTTGCCTGGTAACTGCAGAAGAGAAAGTGGCTGA
- the LOC114398431 gene encoding uncharacterized protein LOC114398431 isoform X2, translated as MSTMSEGYYNSKKSGDIYGQGTRAALSMSRLRCILRGLNFKTYMFLFLVVPMGIFSLYFHGLKISYFLRPLWESPPKPFHEIPHYYHENVSMETLCRLHGWRIRESPRRVFDAVLFSNEVDILTIRWKEMYPYVTHYVILESNSTFTGLPKPSIFASNRDNFRFVESRLTYGMIGGRFKKGENPFVEEAYQRVALDRLLKIAGIEDDDLLIMSDVDEIPSAHTINLLRWCNGIPPVLHLQMRNYLYSFEFFLDNQSWRASIHRYQTGKTCYAHYRQADVLLADAGWHCSFCFRRISEFVFKMKAYSHNDRVRFAHYLNCNRIQDVICKGDDLFDMLPEEYTFKDIIGKLGPIPHSYSAVHLPSYLLNNAEKYKFLLPGNCRRESG; from the exons ATGTCTACTATGTCTGAAGGGTATTATAATTCCAAGAAGAGTGGTGATATATATGGCCAG GGAACTCGCGCAGCATTGAGCATGTCAAGGCTTCGTTGCATTCTGCGAGGGTTGAATTTCAAGACctatatgtttttgtttcttgttgTTCCAATGGGAATCTTCAGTCTGTATTTTCATGGGCTGAAAATCTCATACTTTCTGAGACCCCTGTGGGAATCTCCTCCAAAGCCCTTCCATGAAATCCCTCATTATTATCATGAGAATGTGTCAATGGAGACCTTGTGCAGACTTCATGGTTGGAGAATTCGCGAATCGCCAAGACGAGTCTTTGATGCTGTCTTGTTTAGCAATGAAGTTGACATCCTCACCATTCGCTGGAAAGAAATGTATCCATATGTGACACATTATGTGATACTCGAATCAAACTCAACATTTACAGGATTGCCCAAACCGTCGATTTTCGCAAGCAATAGGGACAATTTTAGGTTTGTTGAGTCTCGGTTAACGTATGGGATGATTGGAGGAAGATTTAAGAAAGGCGAGAATCCTTTTGTTGAAGAGGCATACCAAAGAGTAGCCTTGGACCGGCTTTTAAAGATAGCAGGAATAGAAGATGACGATCTCTTGATAATGTCTGATGTTGATGAGATTCCTAGTGCTCACACAATTAACCTCTTGAGGTGGTGCAATGGTATCCCTCCTGTTCTTCACCTTCAAATGAGGAATTACTTGTACTCGTTCGAGTTCTTTCTAGACAACCAAAGTTGGAGAGCGTCAATACATAGATACCAGACTGGCAAGACATGTTATGCACACTATAGGCAGGCTGATGTCTTGTTGGCAGATGCTGGATGGCATTGTAGCTTCTGTTTCCGCCGTATAAGTGAATTCGTATTCAAGATGAAAGCTTACAGCCATAACGATCGGGTGAGGTTCGCGCATTACTTGAACTGTAACAGGATTCAGGATGTGATATGCAAAGGGGATGACCTATTTGACATGCTCCCTGAAGAGTACACATTTAAGGATATTATTGGGAAGTTGGGACCTATTCCTCATTCTTATTCAGCGGTTCATCTTCCATCATATTTGTTGAATAATGCAGAGAAATACAAGTTCTTGTTGCCTGGTAACTGCAGAAGAGAAAGTGGCTGA